A single region of the Parafrankia irregularis genome encodes:
- a CDS encoding UPF0182 family membrane protein: MPGTSRRPPLTRMRVLVPVLVVLVLIIVAGVSTRLYTDLLFYRSVDFSNVFKTVVFTRILLFGLFGAVMAIAVGTNIVLAYRLRPPSDLSAEQQSLERYRVAIEPYMLPVLLAVSAVFGLLAGLSASSRWRTWLLWINREPFGEVDAQFHRDISYYTFTYPFQRFLLAFLLTAVLLSLLVAVLTHYLFGGIRLQSPRDRVAPAAKAHISVLLGLLALLKAWAYYLDRFGLVFSSRGVATGASYTDVHAVLPAKLILLFISLACAVLFIYNIFQRGWTLPLLGAGILVLSSVVIGGIYPAIVQQFQVKPNEASREEPYITRNIGATRSAYGIQDVEPVSYPASTDAKAKEIAADTGTVPNIRLLDPSKMSPTFQQLQQMRSYYGFPQTLDVDRYTTTENGKPKTQDYVVSVRELNQAGLSDDQRNWINEHLTYTHGRGFVTAPSNTADGGRPDFNQSDLPERGDLGVKESRIYFGEMSPEYSIVGTRQAEIDGPGPGDTQLTTSYDGDGGVSIGSSFRRALFALRFGEPNIVLSSDITSDSRILYERNPRDRVSKVAPWLTLDGDPYPAVVDGRVTWILDGYTTSDAYPYSARVTFGDVTADSVTAQSRNRTQQPENKVNYIRNSVKATVDAYNGTVTLYAWDEQDPVLRTWMKAFPDTVRPKSQISDSLKEHLRYPEDLFKVQRDLIGSYHVDNARDFYSQEDFWEVSKSPDDTGKPQPPFYVYSQLPGRAEPSYNLTSPLISARSSKLAAYMAVSMDPDNYGQFTLLQLPRGATINGPVQVHDAIEANADVASKLTLWRGQGSQTIEGNLLTLPVANGLLYVEPYYVQARGSTGYPTLQGVAAAFGDGIGFGSTLADALNDLFGAGAGDSAAGAGTSAAPPTTGESGTGSGAGAGTGTTTPGGGDLASAVAAAESAYQAGEDALAKSPPDFAAYGKAQQDLQAALDRLRALTPSTTAPPTSAPPTAAPSAGATGGAATPGASAPPGTGAASSPPAAVSPSPSPG; encoded by the coding sequence GTGCCAGGAACCAGTCGCAGGCCGCCACTGACACGGATGCGTGTGCTCGTGCCGGTACTGGTCGTCCTGGTCCTGATCATCGTGGCCGGTGTTTCGACCCGCCTCTACACCGACCTTCTGTTCTACCGTTCGGTGGACTTCAGTAACGTCTTCAAGACCGTGGTATTCACGCGAATACTTCTGTTCGGGCTCTTCGGCGCGGTGATGGCCATTGCCGTGGGAACGAACATAGTACTCGCCTACAGGTTGCGTCCGCCGAGTGACCTGTCGGCCGAGCAGCAGAGCCTTGAGCGCTACCGGGTGGCGATCGAGCCGTACATGCTCCCCGTTCTGCTGGCCGTCTCGGCGGTGTTCGGCCTCCTCGCCGGGCTGTCCGCGTCCAGCCGATGGCGAACCTGGCTGCTGTGGATCAACCGCGAGCCGTTCGGCGAGGTCGACGCGCAGTTCCACCGGGACATCAGCTACTACACGTTCACCTATCCGTTCCAGCGTTTCCTGCTCGCGTTCCTCCTCACCGCGGTGCTGCTTTCGCTGCTGGTCGCCGTACTGACGCACTACCTGTTCGGCGGCATTCGGCTGCAGTCCCCCCGGGACCGGGTCGCCCCGGCGGCGAAGGCGCACATCTCGGTGCTGCTCGGGCTGCTCGCCCTGCTCAAGGCGTGGGCCTACTACCTGGACCGTTTCGGCCTCGTGTTCTCGTCCCGCGGTGTGGCCACCGGTGCGTCCTACACCGACGTCCACGCGGTGCTGCCGGCGAAGCTGATCCTGCTGTTCATCTCGCTGGCCTGCGCCGTGCTGTTCATCTACAACATCTTCCAACGGGGCTGGACGCTTCCCCTGCTCGGCGCGGGCATCCTCGTGCTCTCCTCGGTGGTCATCGGCGGGATCTACCCGGCGATCGTGCAGCAGTTCCAGGTCAAGCCGAACGAGGCCTCCCGCGAGGAGCCGTACATCACCCGCAACATCGGCGCGACCAGATCCGCCTACGGCATCCAGGACGTCGAACCGGTCTCCTATCCGGCCAGTACGGACGCCAAGGCGAAGGAGATCGCCGCCGACACCGGAACGGTGCCGAACATCCGGCTGCTGGACCCGAGCAAGATGTCGCCCACGTTCCAGCAGCTCCAGCAGATGCGCAGCTACTACGGCTTCCCGCAGACGCTCGACGTCGACCGTTACACGACGACGGAGAACGGGAAACCCAAGACTCAGGACTACGTCGTCTCGGTCCGGGAGCTGAACCAGGCCGGTCTGAGTGACGACCAGCGCAACTGGATCAACGAGCATCTGACGTACACGCATGGCCGGGGCTTCGTCACGGCGCCGTCCAACACCGCCGACGGCGGGCGCCCCGACTTCAACCAGTCGGACCTGCCGGAGAGGGGCGACCTCGGCGTCAAGGAGAGCCGGATCTACTTCGGCGAGATGTCGCCGGAGTACTCGATCGTCGGCACCCGCCAGGCGGAGATCGACGGCCCGGGCCCGGGGGACACCCAGCTCACGACCAGCTACGACGGCGACGGCGGCGTCTCGATCGGTTCGAGCTTCCGACGTGCGCTGTTCGCGCTCCGCTTCGGGGAGCCGAACATCGTTCTCTCCAGCGACATCACCAGCGACTCGCGCATCCTCTACGAGCGCAACCCGCGGGACCGGGTCAGCAAGGTGGCACCCTGGCTCACCCTCGACGGCGACCCCTACCCGGCGGTCGTCGACGGGCGGGTCACCTGGATCCTCGACGGCTACACGACGTCCGACGCCTACCCCTACTCGGCCCGGGTGACCTTCGGCGACGTGACGGCCGACTCGGTGACGGCGCAGAGCCGCAACCGCACCCAGCAGCCGGAAAACAAGGTGAACTACATCCGGAACTCGGTGAAGGCGACGGTGGACGCCTACAACGGGACGGTCACCCTGTACGCCTGGGACGAGCAGGACCCGGTGCTGCGGACCTGGATGAAGGCCTTCCCCGACACGGTGCGCCCGAAGAGCCAGATCTCCGACTCCCTGAAGGAGCACCTGCGCTACCCGGAGGACCTCTTCAAGGTCCAACGGGACCTGATCGGCAGTTACCACGTGGACAACGCGCGGGACTTCTACTCCCAGGAGGACTTCTGGGAGGTGTCGAAGTCCCCGGACGACACCGGCAAACCGCAGCCGCCGTTCTACGTCTACAGCCAGCTACCCGGCCGGGCCGAGCCGTCGTACAACCTGACCTCGCCGTTGATCTCGGCCCGGTCGTCCAAGCTCGCCGCGTATATGGCGGTGTCGATGGACCCGGACAACTACGGGCAGTTCACGTTGCTGCAACTACCACGGGGCGCCACCATCAACGGGCCGGTGCAGGTGCATGACGCCATCGAGGCCAATGCCGACGTCGCCAGCAAGCTGACCCTCTGGCGCGGCCAGGGCTCGCAGACGATCGAGGGCAACCTTCTGACGCTGCCGGTGGCGAACGGCCTGCTGTACGTGGAGCCCTACTACGTGCAGGCCCGGGGCTCGACCGGCTACCCGACCCTGCAGGGCGTCGCGGCGGCCTTCGGCGACGGCATCGGCTTCGGCTCGACGCTCGCCGACGCGCTGAACGACCTCTTCGGCGCCGGCGCCGGCGACTCCGCTGCGGGCGCGGGCACCTCGGCGGCGCCGCCGACGACCGGGGAGTCCGGAACGGGTTCCGGGGCGGGGGCGGGAACCGGGACGACCACGCCCGGCGGCGGTGATCTGGCGAGCGCCGTCGCCGCCGCCGAAAGCGCCTACCAGGCCGGTGAGGACGCGCTGGCGAAGAGCCCGCCGGACTTCGCCGCCTACGGCAAGGCCCAGCAGGACCTGCAGGCCGCGCTCGACCGGCTGCGGGCACTGACCCCGTCAACCACCGCCCCGCCCACGTCGGCCCCGCCCACGGCGGCACCGTCGGCGGGGGCGACGGGCGGGGCAGCCACGCCGGGAGCGAGCGCCCCGCCAGGCACGGGTGCCGCGTCGTCGCCGCCAGCCGCGGTGTCGCCCTCACCTTCGCCCGGCTAG
- a CDS encoding PPA1309 family protein, with protein MTTPSITELTSVVLEVERHVAELGWDQPSQVYALADTSELLMREPGLAPHIGDAPPGSLTPVEQEPLPQGRLDEVLAGIGWPPEVLGCVLVTELVVLPPSAEAEVPYDERDIEHWAANHPERQDVRLAVGVTRAGMHASCLRVRGDDELVIDPDLADNLVDGLLDTFR; from the coding sequence GTGACCACTCCGAGCATCACCGAGTTGACCTCCGTCGTCCTGGAGGTCGAACGACACGTCGCCGAGCTGGGGTGGGACCAGCCGAGCCAGGTCTACGCACTCGCGGACACTTCCGAGCTGCTCATGCGTGAACCTGGCCTGGCCCCCCATATCGGCGACGCTCCACCAGGTTCACTAACGCCGGTGGAGCAGGAACCGCTCCCCCAGGGGCGGCTTGACGAAGTCCTGGCTGGCATCGGCTGGCCGCCGGAGGTCCTCGGCTGCGTCCTCGTCACCGAGCTCGTCGTGCTGCCGCCGAGCGCGGAGGCCGAAGTTCCCTACGACGAGCGCGACATCGAGCACTGGGCCGCCAACCACCCGGAGCGCCAGGACGTCCGCCTCGCGGTCGGTGTCACCAGGGCGGGGATGCACGCCTCCTGCCTGCGGGTACGCGGGGACGACGAGCTGGTCATCGACCCCGATCTGGCCGACAACCTCGTCGACGGGCTGCTGGACACCTTCCGGTAG